A genomic region of Microtus ochrogaster isolate Prairie Vole_2 chromosome 15, MicOch1.0, whole genome shotgun sequence contains the following coding sequences:
- the Itga5 gene encoding integrin alpha-5 yields the protein MGSRTPRSPQSPLHAVPLRWGPRAPLLPLLLLLWRPPLQVGGFNLDAEAPAVLSGPPGSLFGFSVEFYRPGREGVSVLVGAPKANTSQPGVLQGGAVYICPWDNSPTQCTTIQFDSKGSRILEPSLSSATGEEPVEYKSLQWFGATVRAHGASILACAPLYSWRTEKEPQHDPVGTCYLSTDNFTRVLEYAPCRSDFGSAAGQGYCQGGFSAELTKTGHVVLGGPGSYFWQGQILSATQKQISESYYPEYLINPVQGQLQTRQASSIYDDSYLGYSVAVGEFSGDDTEDFVAGVPKGNLTYGYVTILNGSDIHSLYNVSGEQMASYFGYAVAATDTNGDGLDDLLVGAPLLMERTADGRPQEVGRVYIYLQHPTGIEPTPTLTLTGQDEFGRFGSSLTPLGDLDQDGYNDVAIGAPFGGETQQGVVFIFPGGPGGLSTRPSQVLQPLWAADHTPDFFGSALRGGQDLDGNGYPDLIVGSFGVDKALVYRGRPIVSVSSSLTIFPSMFNPEERSCSLEGNPVSCINLSFCLNASGKHVPDSIGFEVELQLDWQKQKGGIRRALFLASKQAILTQTLLIQNGAREDCREMKIYLRNESEFRDKLSPIHIALNFSLDPKAPMDSHGLRPVLHYQSKSRIEDKAQILLDCGEDNICVPDLQLAVYGEKKQVYLGDKNSLNLTFHAQNLGEGGAYEAELWVTAPLEAEYSGLVRHPGNFSSLSCDYFAVNQSRQLVCDLGNPMKAGASLWGGLRFTVPHLQDTKKTIQFDFQILSKNLNNSQSNVVSFPLSVEAQAQVSLNGVSKPEAVIFPVSDWDPQDQPQKEGDLGPAVHHVYELINQGPSSISQGVLELSCPQALEGQQLLYVTRVTGLSNCTSNYSPNSQGLELDLESSPHHLQKREAPGRSSTASGPQVLKCPEAKCFRLRCEFGPLHRQESRSLQLHFRLWAKTFLRREHQPFSLQCEAVYEALKMPYQIPPQQLPQKKLQVATAVQWTKAEGSNSVPLWIIVLAILFGLLLLGLLIYVLYKLGFFKRSLPYGTAMEKAQLKPPATSDA from the exons GGTCAGTGTGCTGGTGGGAGCACCCAAGGCTAACACTAGCCAGCCAGGGGTACTGCAGGGTGGTGCCGTTTACATCTGTCCGTGGGACAACAGCCCCACCCAGTGCACCACCATTCAGTTTGACAGCAAAG GTTCCCGGATCCTGGAGCCTTCACTGTCCAGTGCCACGGGAGAGGAGCCTGTGGAGTACAAGTCCTTGCAGTGGTTTGGGGCAACGGTTCGAGCCCACGGCGCCTCTATCTTG GCATGTGCTCCACTGTACAGCTGGCGCACAGAAAAGGAGCCTCAGCACGACCCCGTGGGCACCTGCTACCTCTCCACAGACAATTTCACCCGGGTTCTGGAGTATGCACCTTGCCGCTCAG ATTTCGGCAGCGCGGCAGGGCAGGGCTACTGCCAAGGGGGCTTCAGTGCTGAGCTCACCAAG ACTGGCCATGTGGTCCTGGGTGGTCCTGGGAGCTACTTCTGGCAAG GCCAGATCCTGTCCGCCACTCAAAAGCAGATCTCAGAGTCCTATTACCCAGAATACCTCATCAACCCGGTACAGGGGCAGCTACAGACCCGCCAGGCCAGCTCCATATATGATGACAGCTACTTGG GGTACTCTGTGGCCGTAGGTGAATTCAGCGGTGATGACACTGAAG ACTTTGTTGCTGGTGTGCCCAAAGGAAACCTCACCTATGGCTAT GTCACCATCCTTAATGGCTCAGATATCCACTCCCTCTACAATGTCTCAGGAGAACAG ATGGCCTCCTATTTCGGCTACGCTGTGGCCGCCACTGATACCAATGGGGATGG GCTAGATGACCTGCTGGTAGGGGCACCCTTGCTCATGGAACGGACAGCTGACGGGAGGCCTCAGGAGGTGGGCAGGGTTTACATCTACCTGCAGCACCCAACTGGCATCGAGCCCACACCCACCCTCACCCTCACTGGCCAAGATGAGTTTGGCCGATTTGGAAGCTCCTTGACACCTCTGGGGGACCTGGACCAAGATGGCTACAATG ATGTCGCCATTGGAGCTCCATTTGGTGGGGAGACCCAGCAGGGAGTCGTGTTTATATTCCCCGGAGGCCCAGGTGGACTGAGCACTAGGCCTTCCCAGGTTCTGCAGCCCCTGTGGGCAGCTGACCATACGCCAGACTTCTTTGGTTCCGCCCTTCGAGGAGGCCAGGATCTGGACGGCAATGGATACCCTG ATCTAATCGTTGGGTCGTTCGGTGTGGACAAGGCTCTGGTGTACAG GGGGCGGCCTATCGTGTCTGTCAGCTCATCTCTCACCATCTTTCCCTCCATGTTCAACCCAGAGGAGCGCAGTTGCAGCCTGGAAGGAAACCCTGTGTCCTG CATCAACCTTAGCTTCTGCCTCAATGCCTCTGGAAAACACGTCCCCGACTCTATAG GTTTCGAGGTtgaactccagctggactggcagaagcagaagggaggGATCCGACGGGCGCTCTTCCTGGCTTCCAAGCAGGCCATCCTTACCCAGACCCTGCTTATCCAGAATGGGGCTCGGGAAGACTGCAGGGAGATGAAGATCTACCTCAGG AACGAGTCAGAATTCCGAGACAAACTCTCCCCAATTCACATTGCCCTCAACTTCTCCTTGGACCCCAAAGCCCCCATGGACAGCCATGGCCTGCGGCCAGTCCTACACTACCAGAGCAAGAGTCGGATAGAGGACAAG GCCCAGATCTTGCTGGACTGTGGTGAGGACAACATCTGTGTGCCTGACCTGCAGCTGGCTGTGTATGG GGAGAAGAAACAAGTGTACCTGGGTGATAAGAACTCACTGAACCTGACATTCCATGCCCAGAATCTGGGTGAGGGTGGCGCCTATGAGGCTGAGCTTTGGGTCACAGCCCCTCTGGAGGCCGAGTACTCAGGACTTGTCAGACACCCAGGG AACTTCTCCAGCCTGAGCTGTGACTACTTTGCTGTGAACCAGAGCCGCCAGCTGGTGTGTGACCTGGGCAACCCCATGAAGGCAGGTGCCAGT CTTTGGGGTGGCCTTCGGTTCACTGTTCCTCATCttcaagacacaaagaaaaccatCCAGTTCGACTTCCAGATTCTCAG CAAGAACCTGAACAATTCACAAAGCAATGTGGTCTCCTTCCCGCTCTCCGTGGAGGCTCAAGCCCAGGTCTCCCTTAATGG TGTCTCCAAGCCTGAAGCTGTGATCTTCCCAGTTAGTGACTGGGACCCCCAAGACCAGCCTCAGAAGGAGGGAGACTTGGGCCCTGCTGTCCACCATGTCTATGAG CTCATCAACCAGGGCCCCAGCTCCATCAGCCAGGGCGTACTGGAGCTTAGCTGTCCCCAGGCTCTGGAAGGCCAGCAGCTCCTCTACGTGACCAGGGTGACAGGACTCAGCAACTGTACCTCCAACTATTCCCCCAACTCACAAGGCCTGGAG ttGGATCTGGAGAGTTCCCCACACCACCTGCAGAAACGAGAGGCTCCAGGCAGGAGTTCTACCGCCTCTGGGCCACAAGTCCTG aaatgTCCTGAAGCCAAGTGCTTCAGGTTGCGTTGTGAATTTGGGCCACTGCACCGCCAAGAGAGCCGGAGTCTGCAGCTGCATTTCCGACTCTGGGCCAAGACTTTCCTGCGG CGCGAACACCAGCCATTTAGCCTGCAGTGTGAGGCTGTGTATGAAGCCCTGAAGATGCCCTACCAAATCCCACCTCAACAGCTGCCACAGAAGAAACTtcag GTGGCCACAGCCGTGCAGTGGACCAAGGCAGAAGGCAGCAATAGCGTCCCCTTGTGGATCATTGTCCTAGCCATCCTTTTTGGGCTCCTGCTCCTAGGTCTGCTCATCTACGTCCTCTACAAG CTTGGCTTCTTCAAACGCTCCCTCCCATATGGCACAGCCATGGAAAAAGCTCAGCTCAAGCCTCCAGCCACCTCAGATGCCTGA